From Xenopus tropicalis strain Nigerian chromosome 3, UCB_Xtro_10.0, whole genome shotgun sequence, the proteins below share one genomic window:
- the LOC101734597 gene encoding protocadherin gamma-B2-like codes for MYDLRFKRWIAINANVENPVSAQLHYSIVEELRKDSVIANIAKDLGLNKQELKPRRFHIVSHVSEKYFSVNLDNGNLFVKDRIDREMLCNAAPTCSLTFDAIVDNPLNVFSVEIEIRDINDNSPVFFHETITLEIVETTVPGTHLVLHIAEDPDIGINAVQTYELSDNQYFTLNQKTRTDGSKIPELVLEKPLDRENLKIHKLLLTAFDGGNPVRTGTALIRIAITDANDHIPMFTQEVYKVSVSESIPINTTVLQVNATDKDEGVNAQITYSLIRTSGDSLASATFSINPASGEIKTKKNLNFEVQKNYEMSVEAKDGGGFVAHSKILIEVTDENDNAPAISIASISSPIAEDSVLGTVIALIEVRDPDSAENGEVDCQIIGTAPFQLVTSSSRYYRIITTSLLDRERASSYNITIVATDKGHPQLSSQKIIQLDISDVNDNPPLFMKSTFVAYLPENNLPGVSVFRMQALDVDVGENAKVIYSISITTSEDFPVSSYFSVNIETGVLYAQRSFDYEQDKEFRMEITAKDNGSPSLSSNATLIIYIIDQNDNAPKILYPTIESDVSPLFEMVPYASEKGALITKVVAVDADSGHNSWLSYHFIQMAETSPFTISQHMGEIRTSRVFQEKDVLNHKVVVMVKDNGDPSLSATVTLSLVVADTFQQVIPKLTDQVVEEEPSSSMQLYLVIALALISLLFIVTVMLVIISKCKESKPPLDFGPMSTNLYSQFDPRMLSQFNGTLPLPYPYNVCVVMDPSESDFSLEKPKHNVPIDNLIDADDSELENATSDDTLSATKPMQVNLLSYL; via the exons ATGTACGACCTTAGATTTAAAAGATGGATTGCTATTAATGCAAACGTGGAGAACCCAG TCTCTGCACAGCTTCATTATTCTATTGTGGAAGAATTGAGAAAAGATTCTGTTATAGCAAATATTGCAAAAGATCTTGGATTAAACAAACAGGAACTCAAGCCTCGAAGATTTCATATTGTTTCACATGTTTCAGAGAAATATTTTTCTGTGAATTTAGACAATGGGAATTTATTTGTTAAGGacaggatagacagagagatgCTGTGTAATGCAGCACCTACCTGCTCTCTAACATTTGATGCAATAGTTGACAATCCCTTGAATGTTTTTTCTGTAGAAATTGAAATAAGAGATATAAATGATAACTCACCAGTGTTTTTCCATGAAACAATTACATTAGAAATTGTTGAAACAACTGTACCAGGAACCCATTTGGTTTTGCATATTGCAGAAGATCCAGATATTGGCATTAATGCTGTGCAAACATATGAGCTCAGTGACAACCAGTATTTTACACTGAATCAAAAGACCAGAACTGATGGAAGCAAAATTCCAGAACTTGTCTTAGAGAAACCTTTGGATCGTGAGAATTTAAAGATCCACAAATTATTGTTAACAGCCTTTGATGGAGGAAACCCAGTAAGAACCGGAACTGCCCTTATTAGGATTGCTATTACTGATGCCAATGATCATATACCTATGTTTACCCAAGAAGTATATAAAGTGAGTGTTAGTGAAAGTATTCCAATTAACACCACGGTGCTTCAAGTAAATGCAACAGACAAAGATGAGGGTGTAAATGCACAAATCACATATTCTTTAATCAGAACTTCTGGGGACAGCCTTGCTAGTGCAACCTTCAGCATCAATCCTGCAAGTGGTGAAATTAAGACTAAGAAGAATTTAAACTTTGAGGTACAGAAAAATTATGAAATGTCAGTAGAAGCTAAAGACGGAGGTGGTTTTGTGGCCCATTCCAAAATATTGATAGAAGTCACAGATGAAAATGATAATGCACCCGCTATATCTATTGCTTCGATATCTAGTCCTATTGCTGAGGATTCAGTTCTTGGTACTGTGATAGCACTGATTGAAGTTCGAGATCCAGATTCCGCTGAGAATGGAGAAGTTGACTGTCAGATAATAGGAACTGCTCCGTTTCAGTTGGTTACATCATCAAGTCGATACTACAGAATCATCACTACTAGTTTATTGGACAGAGAGAGAGCATCATCGTATAATATCACAATTGTTGCTACTGACAAAGGGCATCCTCAACTTTCTAGTCAAAAAATTATCCAATTAGATATATCAGATGTTAATGATAATCCGCCTCTCTTTATGAAATCTACATTTGTTGCTTATTTACCTGAGAACAACTTACCAGGAGTTTCAGTATTCAGAATGCAAGCATTAGACGTTGATGTGGGAGAAAATGCTAAAGTTATATATTCTATTTCCATCACAACGTCAGAAGATTTTCCGGTCTCCTCTTATTTCTCAGTGAACATAGAAACTGGAGTTCTTTATGCTCAGAGATCATTTGATTATGAGCAGGACAAGGAGTTTCGAATGGAGATAACAGCGAAAGACAATGGATCACCATCTCTTAGCAGCAATGCAACATTAATTATCTATATAATAGATCAGAATGATAATGCACCAAAGATTTTATATCCGACAATAGAAAGTGACGTTTCACCTTTATTTGAGATGGTACCTTATGCCTCAGAGAAAGGAGCTTTGATAACAAAAGTGGTTGCAGTGGATGCAGACTCTGGGCATAACTCTTGGCTTTCTTATCATTTCATACAGATGGCAGAAACATCCCCCTTTACCATTAGCCAACACATGGGGGAGATCAGGACATCCCGTGTCTTTCAGGAGAAAGATGTTTTGAACCATAAGGTGGTGGTTATGGTAAAAGATAATGGAGATCCATCTCTCTCTGCCACAGTTACATTAAGCCTTGTAGTAGCGGATACTTTTCAGCAAGTGATTCCAAAACTCACTGATCAAGTTGTAGAGGAAGAGCCTTCATCTAGTATGCAGTTGTACTTAGTAATTGCACTTGCTCTGATTTCTCTGCTCTTTATTGTAACTGTCATGCTGGTTATTATATCAAAGTGCAAGGAATCAAAACCTCCTTTAGATTTTGGACCCATGAGTACAAATCTGTATTCTCAATTTGATCCCAGAATGCTTTCTCAGTTCAATGGGACATTGCCTCTTCCTTATCCCTACAATGTGTGTGTGGTTATGGATCCATCTGAAAGTGATTTTAGTTTGGAAAAACCAAAGCACAATGTTCCTATAGACAATCTTATTGATGCTGATGATTCAGAACTTGAAAATGCAACATCAGATGATACTTTGTCAGCTACCAAACCCATGCAGGTAAACCTTTTATCTTATTTATAA
- the LOC100489479 gene encoding protocadherin gamma-B5, translated as MKTPREQKNMGIKWQVTFSFLSLWLFHLVSGQLHYSIDEELRKDTIIANISNDLGLDIKELFQRRFSIDSHNSKKYASVDLENGNLYINDRIDRETLCRTAPTCLLSFDAVLEKPLNIFTVKLEIQDINDNPPRFFHDTITLEISESTLPGTHLVLQTAEDPDIGINSVQRYILSDNQFLSLKEKIRTDGSKIPELVLEKYLDRETQSVHKLFLTAFDGGNPVRSGSALIKIIISDANDNIPEFSKEVYKVKMSENTPVNTTVLSVDATDKDEGLNAQITYSFSKTSDNQLHTGTFDINPTSGKITTKRDLDFESVQSYEIAIEAMDGGGFVAQTKVLIEIIDENDNAPEISIASLSAPIPEDSMPGTVIALIKVHDQDTGRNGEVDCQILGAAPFQIVSSSSRYYRIITASFLDREKVPWYNITILATDKGSPELSSTKSIKLDLSDVNDNPPVFSKPTYVAYLPENNLPGSSIYRIQAFDFDSGNNAKVVYSILNTYIQDIPVSAYFSINVVSGVLYAQRSFDYEQHQMFSMEITARDSGSPPLNSNITLIIYIIDQNDNAPEILYPSPNGGGSSLFEMVPLASEQGSLITKVIAVDADSGHNSWLSYHFIPMSDPSPFSINQYTGEIRTCRVFQEKDLLKHKVVIMVKDNGHPSLSVSVTLSLVVADHFQQVVPKINNQSADESQSNLQMYLVVAVTLISLLLILTVILTVISKCKESKPLPTLGPLTTSLYPQVDSRMLSQFNCGTLPLPYSYNVCLSLDSSESGFPIMKPKQNVPIDNLIDADNSELRSEHFKETLSPSNPIQPGTDRIKIPELVLEKALDHETQSVHKLLLTAFNWVRSGSTLTKIIISDATTNMPVFTREVYQVNISEYAPVESTVLYITVTDNSESSNAEIT; from the exons ATGAAAACCCCACGTGAACAGAAAAACATGGGAATCAAATGGCAagtaacattttcctttttatcCTTGTGGCTTTTTCATTTAGTCTCTGGTCAGCTTCATTATTCCATTGATGAGGAACTGAGAAAAGATACCATAatagcaaatatttcaaatgatCTTGGTTTAGATATTAAGGAGCTCTTTCAAAGAAGATTTAGTATAGATTctcataattccaaaaaatatgctTCTGTTGATTTAGAAAATGGAAATCTATACATTAATGACAGAATAGACAGAGAGACTTTGTGTCGGACAGCACCTACCTGCCTCCTAAGCTTTGATGCAGTGCTTGAAAAACCCTTAAATATTTTTACTGTCAAACTTGAAATTCAGGACATAAATGATAATCCTCCAAGGTTCTTTCATGACACCATCACCTTAGAAATAAGTGAATCTACTTTACCAGGAACTCATTTAGTTTTACAGACAGCAGAAGATCCAGATATTGGAATAAATTCAGTACAAAGATATATCCTCAGTGACAATCAATTTCTATCATTGAAAGAAAAGATCAGAACTGATGGAAGCAAAATTCCAGAACTTGTGCTAGAGAAATATCTAGACCGGGAGACACAAAGTGTGCACAAATTATTCTTAACAGCTTTTGATGGAGGAAACCCTGTAAGATCTGGATCAGCTCTTATTAAAATTATCATTAGTGATGCAAATGATAATATACCTGAGTTTTCTAAAGAGGTGTATAAGGTGAAAATGAGTGAAAATACTCCAGTTAACACCACTGTGCTTTCTGTGGATGCAACTGATAAAGATGAAGGTCTAAATGCACAAATCACATATTCCTTTAGCAAAACATCAGACAACCAGCTTCACACAGGCACCTTTGATATTAATCCTACTAGTGGCAAAATTACAACAAAAAGGGATCTGGATTTTGAGAGTGTCCAAAGCTATGAGATAGCAATAGAAGCAATGGATGGGGGTGGTTTTGTGGCACAGACTAAGGTATTAATAGAAATTATAGATGAAAATGACAATGCACCAGAGATATCCATAGCCTCATTATCTGCTCCTATTCCTGAGGACTCCATGCCTGGCACTGTCATAGCACTAATTAAAGTTCATGATCAAGATACAGGAAGGAATGGAGAAGTTGATTGTCAGATACTGGGAGCAGCGCCTTTTCAAATCGTTTCATCTTCCAGTAGATACTACAGGATTATTACTGCCAGTTTCCTGGACAGAGAGAAGGTACCATGGTATAATATTACAATACTTGCTACTGACAAAGGATCTCCTGAACTTTCTAGCACAAAATCTATCAAGCTGGATTTATCAGATGTAAACGATAATCCACCAGTGTTTTCAAAACCAACCTACGTTGCTTATTTGCCTGAAAATAATTTACCAGGATCTTCCATTTACAGAATACAAGCTTTTGATTTTGATAGTGGAAACAATGCAAAAGTTGTATATTctattttaaatacatatatacaggatATACCAGTATCTGCTTATTTTTCCATTAATGTAGTGAGTGGAGTTCTCTATGCTCAGCGATCATTTGACTATGAACAACACCAGATGTTTAGCATGGAAATAACAGCTAGAGACAGTGGATCCCCACCTCTGAATAGCAATATAACTTTAATTATCTATATAATAGATCAGAATGATAATGCACCAGAAATCCTGTATCCATCACCAAATGGTGGTGGGTCATCATTATTTGAAATGGTCCCTTTAGCCTCTGAGCAGGGTTCATTGATAACTAAAGTCATTGCTGTGGATGCAGACTCAGGCCATAACTCGTGGCTTTCTTATCATTTCATTCCAATGTCAGACCCATCACCATTCAGTATTAATCAGTACACAGGGGAAATCAGAACATGCCGTGTTTTTCAGGAGAAAGATCTTTTAAAGCATAAAGTGGTGATTATGGTAAAGGACAATGGACACCCATCCCTTTCAGTAAGTGTTACTTTAAGCCTTGTTGTGGCAGACCATTTTCAACAGGTGGTTCCCAAAATAAATAACCAATCAGCTGATGAATCCCAGTCTAATTTGCAAATGTATTTGGTAGTTGCAGTTACTCTGATTTCATTATTACTtattttaactgtaatattgACTGTAATATCAAAATGTAAGGAGTCAAAACCATTGCCAACCCTTGGGCCTCTGACTACAAGTTTATATCCTCAAGTAGACTCCAGGATGCTTTCACAGTTTAACTGTGGTACTTTGCCTCTCCCGTACTCCTACAATGTTTGTCTTTCTTTGGATTCATCTGAAAGTGGCTTTCCCATAATGAAACCAAAGCAAAATGTGCCCATTGACAATCTAATTGATGCCGACAATTCAGAACTCAGAAGTGAACATTTTAAAGAAACATTGTCTCCCAGCAACCCCATTCAG CCTGGAACTGATCGAATCAAAATCCCAGAACTTGTTCTAGAAAAAGCTCTAGATCATGAAACACAAAGTGTACACAAGTTATTACTTACAGCTTTTAATTGGGTACGGTCTGGATCCACTCTAACCaagattattattagtgatgcCACTACCAATATGCCTGTATTTACAAGAGAGGTGTATCAAGTTAACATAAGTGAATATGCTCCAGTGGAATCTACAGTGCTTTACATTACTGTAACTGATAACTCTGAAAGTTCAAATGCTGAAATCACATAA
- the LOC101734705 gene encoding protocadherin gamma-B1, translated as MKSQHSQNYKAIRWQVTFFFLLSWLCQSVSGQIHYSIAEELRKDSVIANLANDLGLDIKDLSSRRFRIESNVSQKYFFVHLENGNLYVKDRIDRETLCRATPTCLITFDAVIENPFNIFSVNIEIRDINDNPPKFFYDTITLEMIELTIPGTRFALQTAEDPDIGINSVQTYKLSDNQYFTLHEKARADGSKIPELVLEKYLDRETQNLHKLFLTAFDGGNPVRSGSALIRIIISDANDNIPVFTKEVYKVRISENSPINSTVIRVNATDKDEGLNAQITYSFSKTSDNQLYTSIFDINPTNGEIRTTSGLDFETVQNYEISVEAMDGGGFVAHSKVLVEITDENDNAPEISIASLSATIPEDSPTGTLIALIKVHDQDSEDNGEVDCQIMGTVPFQLVLSSSTYYKIITTSFLDRENTSQYNITILSTDRGSPKRSTVKHIRLNISDVNDNPPIFKKSTYVAYLSENNLPGSSIYRINAYDPDTGDNAKIIYSIAGTHIKDIAISSYFSINIETGVLYAQRSFDYEHDKEFQIGITARDHGSPSLSSNTTLVIHIIDQNDNAPKILYPSAESSSSSLFEMVPLASEQGTLITKVVAVDADSGHNSWLSYHLIQTLETSPFSINQHKGEIRTTRIIQEKDDMKHKVVVLVKDNGDPSLSATVTLSLIVADHFQHVVPKLINQFTNEEPQSNLHIYLIIAVALISLLFIIAVVLVIISKCKDSKLPPTLAPLNTSLYSHVDPRMLSKFNSGTLPYPYNFCVTLDSTENDFTLIKPNQTAPVKNLIDTDDSDLRNEALKNTLSPDIPNEKQRLESLAIMFSEEEYYQNLLLK; from the exons ATGAAATCCCAGCACTCACAAAACTACAAGGCAATCAGATGgcaagtaacattttttttcttactctcaTGGCTTTGTCAGTCAGTTTCAGGCCAGATTCATTATTCTATTGCTGAAGAACTGAGAAAAGATTCTGTTATAGCAAACCTTGCAAACGATCTTGGATTAGATATTAAGGATCTCTCCTCACGAAGATTTCGCATTGAATCAAATGTATCCCAGAAATATTTCTTTGtgcatttagaaaatggaaatTTATATGTTAAAGACAGGATAGATAGAGAGACGCTTTGTAGGGCAACACCTACCTGTTTAATAACCTTTGATGCAGTGATCGAAAATCCCTTCAATATTTTCAGTGTCAATATAGAAATTCGTGATATAAATGATAATCCTCCAAAATTCTTTTATGACACTATCACTTTAGAGATGATTGAACTTACTATACCAGGGACACGGTTTGCTTTGCAAACTGCAGAAGATCCAGATATTGGCATTAATTCTGTGCAAACATACAAGCTCAGTGACAATCAGTATTTTACATTACATGAAAAGGCCAGAGCTGATGGGAGCAAAATTCCAGAACTTGTGCTAGAGAAATATCTAGATCGCGAGACACAAAATCTGCACAAATTATTCTTAACAGCTTTTGATGGAGGAAACCCTGTAAGATCTGGATCTGCTCTAATTAGGATTATCATTAGTGATGCAAATGataatatacctgtatttactaaAGAGGTTTATAAAGTGAGAATAAGTGAAAATTCTCCAATTAACTCTACAGTAATTCGTGTAAATGCAACTGACAAAGACGAAGGTCTAAATGCTCAAATTACATATTCTTTTAGCAAAACATCAGACAATCAGCTTTACACAAGTATCTTTGATATTAATCCAACAAATGGTGAAATTAGAACTACAAGTGGATTAGATTTTGAAACAGTACAAAATTACGAAATATCAGTAGAAGCAATGGATGGAGGTGGCTTTGTGGCCCATTCCAAGGTATTAGTAGAAATTACAGATGAAAATGATAATGCTCCTGAGATATCCATTGCCTCATTATCTGCTACTATTCCTGAGGATTCTCCAACTGGAACTCTCATAGCACTGATTAAAGTTCATGATCAGGACTCAGAAGACAATGGAGAAGTTGACTGTCAGATAATGGGGACAGTACCTTTTCAGTTAGTTTTATCCTCAAGCACGTATTACAAAATAATTACCACAAGTTTCTTGGACAGAGAGAATACATCACAATATAACATAACCATTCTTTCTACTGACAGGGGATCTCCTAAACGTTCCACAGTAAAACACATTAGGTTGAATATATCAGATGTTAATGATAATCCACCAATCTTTAAAAAATCAACATATGTTGCATATTTAAGTGAGAACAATTTACCTGGATCCTCAATATACAGAATAAATGCATATGACCCTGATACTGGAGACAATGCCAAGATTATATATTCAATAGCCGGCACACATATAAAGGATATTGCCATAtcttcttatttttctattaacaTAGAGACTGGAGTTCTCTATGCTCAGCGATCATTTGACTATGAACACGACAAGGAATTTCAAATTGGAATAACAGCTAGAGACCATGGATCACCATCTTTAAGTAGCAATACAACCTTAGTTATCCATATAATAGATCAGAATGATAATGCACCTAAAATCTTATATCCTTCAGCTGAAAGCAGTAGCTCATCATTATTTGAGATGGTCCCTTTAGCCTCTGAGCAGGGGACTTTGATAACTAAAGTGGTTGCAGTGGATGCAGATTCTGGACATAACTCATGGCTTTCTTATCATTTAATACAAACTCTGGAAACCTCTCCCTTTAGCATTAATCAGCACAAAGGAGAAATCAGAACCACTCGCATCATTCAAGAAAAAGATGATATGAAGCATAAGGTGGTGGTTCTGGTAAAAGACAATGGTGACCCTTCTCTCTCAGCAACAGTCACCTTAAGCCTTATCGTGGCAGATCATTTTCAGCATGTGGTCCCCAAACTTATTAATCAGTTCACTAATGAGGAACCACAATCTAATTTACACATTTACTTGATCATTGCAGTTGCACTGATATCCCTATTATTTATCATAGCAGTTGTGTTGGTCATTATATCAAAATGTAAGGACTCAAAACTTCCACCAACTCTTGCACCTCTAAATACAAGTCTGTATTCTCACGTTGATCCCAGAATGCTGTCCAAGTTTAATAGTGGGACTCTTCCATATCCCTATAATTTTTGTGTAACTTTGGATTCCACTGAAAATGATTTTACCCTTATTAAACCAAATCAGACTGCCCCTGTGAAGAATCTTATTGACACAGATGACTCAGATCTCAGAAATGAAGCCTTAAAAAACACTTTGTCTCCAGACATACCTAATGAG AAACAAAGGTTGGAATCACTTGCAATAATGTTTTCTGAGGAGGAATATTATCAAAATTTGctcttaaaataa
- the LOC105946884 gene encoding protocadherin gamma-B2-like encodes MAEMKIHQAPTCKGIRWQVTLLFLFSWFCHSVSLQLHYTIVEELRKNSVIANIATDLGLDVKDLMPRRFRIVSRVSEKYFSVNLVNGNVYVKERIDREKICKATAICILTFDAVVENPLNVFSVKIEIQDINDNPPMFFHDTITLEIIESTTPGTHLVLQNAEDPDIGINAVQTYKLSDNSYFALNEKTSSDGSKIPELVLIKSLDRETQTIHELILTAFDGGNPVKTGTAIIRVIVTDVNDNMPVFTEELYKVSISENTPINSTVLAVNATDDDEGTNAQISYSFSKTSENSLHTSMFSIHTINGEIRTKSNLDFEISENFEISVQAKDGGGYVAHCKVLIHIIDENDNAPEISITSLSSPILENSTLGTVIALVEVHDQDSGENGEVDCQIMGSVPFQLVSSTSRYYRIISSSVLDREKVSWYNITILANDRGSPQMHSRKVIRLDISDVNDNPPLFLKSTYVAYLPENNIPGASIYKIQASDLDLGDNAKVIYSISNSNTEDFPVSSFFSINIETGVLYSQRSFDYEQHKVFQMEIMARDGGSPTLTNNATLFIYITDQNDNAPKILYPPSESSVSAVFETVPFASEPGLLITKVVAVDADSGHNSLLSYHFVQISEQFPFNINEHTGEIRVLRAIQEKDILRHKAVVMVKDNGDPHLSVTVTLSLVIGDHFQQIVPKLNNQFSDGEPPSKMQMYLVISLALISLLFILTVVLVILSKCKEPKPPSDFGAISKNLYSQVDPMILSKFQNGTLTLPYSYNVCVALDSSESDFTLMKVNQNIPIDSLIDTDDSGFVSGDIKDTLSPSTSLQMMFDDIL; translated from the exons ATGGCTGAAATGAAAATCCATCAAGCACCAACATGCAAGGGAATCAGATGGCAAGTAAcattattattcttattctcaTGGTTTTGTCATTCAGTCTCTCTTCAGCTTCATTATACCATTGTTGAAGAACTAAGAAAAAACTCTGTAATAGCAAATATTGCAACTGATCTTGGATTAGATGTTAAGGATCTTATGCCTAGAAGATTTCGCATTGTTTCTCGGgtttcagaaaaatatttttctgtaaatttAGTAAATGGTAATGTGTATGTCAAAGAGAGAATAGATAGAGAAAAAATTTGCAAGGCAACAGCTATCTGCATCTTAACCTTTGATGCAGTTGTTGAAAACCCATTGAATGTATTCAGTGTCAAAATTGAAATTCAGGATATAAATGATAATCCTCCAATGTTTTTTCATGACACCATAACTTTAGAAATTATTGAATCAACAACACCAGGAACTCATTTGGTCTTACAAAATGCAGAAGATCCAGATATTGGCATTAATGCTGTACAAACATACAAGCTCAGTGACAATTCATATTTTGCATTGAATGAAAAGACCAGCAGTGATGGCAGTAAAATTCCTGAACTTGTATTAATAAAATCTCTAGATCGTGAAACACAGACCATTCATGAATTAATCTTAACTGCCTTTGATGGGGGAAACCCAGTAAAAACTGGCACTGCTATAATAAGGGTTATTGTTACTGATGTCAATGACAATATGCCAGTTTTTACTGAAGAGTTATATAAAGTGAGTATAAGTGAAAACACTCCAATCAACTCTACAGTACTTGCTGTAAATGCAACTGACGATGATGAAGGTACAAATGCACAAATTTCGTATTCCTTCAGCAAAACATCAGAAAACAGCCTTCACACAAGTATGTTTAGTATTCATACTATTAATGGAGAAATTAGAACAAAAAGCAATTTGGATTTTGAGATCTCTGAAAATTTTGAAATATCAGTACAAGCTAAAGATGGAGGTGGCTACGTGGCCCACTGCAAAGTTTTAATACATATTATTGATGAAAATGACAATGCACCTGAGATATCCATTACTTCATTATCTAGTCCTATTCTGGAAAATTCTACACTTGGCACTGTAATAGCCCTGGTTGAAGTTCACGATCAGGATTCAGGAGAAAATGGAGAAGTTGACTGTCAGATTATGGGGAGTGTGCCTTTCCAGTTAGTTTCTTCTACCAGTAGATACTACAGAATTATTTCTAGTAGTGTCTTGGACAGAGAGAAAGTATCATGGTACAATATCACAATTCTAGCAAATGACAGAGGAAGTCCTCAAATGCATAGTAGAAAAGTAATCAGACTTGATATATCAGATGTTAATGACAATCCACCTTTATTTTTGAAATCAACATATGTTGCTTATTTGCCGGAGAACAACATTCCAGGAGCCtcaatatacaaaatacaagCATCAGATCTTGATCTTGGAGATAATGCCAAAGTGATTTATTCTATTTCCAATTCAAATACAGAAGACTTTCCAGTTTCATCCTTCTTCTCCATTAATATAGAAACTGGAGTTCTCTATTCCCAGAGGTCATTTGATTACGAGCAACATAAAGTGTTTCAAATGGAAATAATGGCAAGAGATGGTGGATCACCAACTTTGACTAATAATGCAACATTATTTATCTACATAACAGATCAGAATGATAATGCACCAAAAATTTTATATCCACCATCAGAAAGTAGTGTTTCAGCAGTGTTTGAGACAGTTCCATTTGCATCTGAACCTGGATTATTGATCACCAAAGTGGTGGCAGTGGATGCAGACTCTGGACACAACTCTTTGCTTTCTTATCATTTTGTACAAATATCAGAACAATTTCCCTTTAACATTAATGAGCATACGGGTGAAATACGGGTATTGCGTGCCATTCAAGAGAAAGATATTTTGAGGCACAAAGCAGTGGTTATGGTAAAGGACAATGGAGATCCACATCTCTCAGTAACAGTCACTTTAAGCCTTGTTATTGGAGACCATTTTCAACAGATAGTTCCCAAACTCAATAATCAGTTCAGTGACGGAGAACCTCCTTCTAAAATGCAAATGTACTTGGTAATTTCACTTGCTCTGATTTCCTTGCTGTTTATTTTAACTGTTGTATTAGTGATTTTATCAAAGTGTAAAGAACCAAAACCTCCATCAGACTTTGGGGCAATAAGCAAAAATCTTTATTCTCAAGTTGATCCTATGATACTTTCTAAATTTCAAAATGGCACTTTGACTCTTCCCTACTCTTACAATGTTTGTGTTGCtttggattcatcagaaagtGACTTTACTTTAATGAAAGTGAATCAAAATATTCCCATAGACAGTCTTATCGACACTGATGATTCCGGATTTGTGAGTGGAGATATAAAAGATACTTTATCTCCTAGCACTTCTTTGCAG ATGATGTTTGATGATATTTTATAA